CAGTTGCCGTTCCACTCCGACGACCACCAGCCAGTGGCAGTCGCGAGCCCAGGGTACCCGCGAGACGCTGCCGCCCAGGCGACGGCCATCGGCGCACAGCCGCAGATCGCCGTGGCGGCCGGCCTGGACGATCGTCAGCGGCCCCTCGGGTATCGCCAGACCCGCGCGGTCCAGCAGCGCACCGGCCAGCATGCTTTCCGCCAGGGGCAAGGGCGCCTGCCAGTAGCCGATGGCGCGCAGCAGCGGGCCAACCTCGCTCCAGCGGGCGCCGCTGCCACCGGCGCTCTCGCCGACCAGCGCGGCGGGCAGGCCCTGCGCGGCCACGCTGCGCCAGAGTTGCGGGTCGGGAGTGCCGGTCTCGAAGGCTGCCAGGCGCTCGGCGTCGATCAGGTCGGCGAACAGACGCTCGACGCTGTCGGCGATCAGGCGTTGCAGTTCGGACGGCTCGCCAGCAGCGGCCGCCAGGTGTTCGGAAGTCGGATTCATCGCAGTCCAAGGCCTCTGGCAATGATGCCGCGGAGGATTTCACGGGTGCCGCCGCGCAGGGAGAAGGAGGGCGCCACCTGGGTGACGTAGCGCATCACCTGTTCCAGGTCGGAACCGGGTTCGCAGCGGCCGCCGAACAGGTCGTGGGCGAGGTCCGGCAGCGACTGTTCCAGCAACGCGCCCTGATCCTTGACCAGCGCCGCCGGGGTGGCCGGGTTGTCGCCACGGGCGAGCATGCCGGCGACGCCCAGGGACATCTGCCGCAGTGCCGCGTAGCGTGCGACGACGCGGCCCAGGCCGATAGCCTGGTGGCTGTCGTCCGGGGTGGCGGCATCGAGCATTTCCAGGTACAGCTGGGTGCTGCTCAGGTAGCGTTCCGGGCCACTGCGCTCCAGCGCCAGTTCGGCGCCGACCTGCTTCCAGCCGTCGCCGGGCTGGCCAATGACGAAATCGTCGGGTACGAAGACGTCTTCGAGGAAGACTTCGTTGAAATCATGCTCGCCAAGCAGGTTGTGGATCGGCCGCACCGTCACGCCCGGCGCGCCCAGGTCGATCAGCAACTGGGACAGGCCGGCATGCCGGTTCGCTTCGTCGCGCGGCGCGGTGCGCAGCAGGGTGACCATGTACTGGCAGCGTTGCGCGCCGGTGGTCCACACCTTGCTGCCGTTGACGATCCAGCCGCCGGCGGTCTTCACCGCGCGGGTGCGCACCGCCGCCAGGTCGGAGCCGACGTCCGGCTCGCTCATGCCAATGCCGATGTAGATCTCGCCCCGCGCGATGCCGGGGCAGATACGCGGTGCCAGCACCTCGGGGGAAAAGCGCATCAGCAGCGGTCCGCTCTGCCGCTCGGCGATCCAGTGGGCGTTCACCGGGGCGCCGGCGGCGAGCAGTTCTTCCAGCACCACGTAGCGCTCCAGGGCGCTGCGCTCATGACCGCCGTAGCGCCGGGGCCAGGTCATGCCGAGCCAGCCGCGCTCGCCCAGTCGGCGGCTGAAGGCGGGGCTGGCGCCATTCCAGTTCTTGGCGCGTTCCGCCGGCGGCAGGTCCTGCAATGCCTCGGCGAGGAAGTCGCGCACCTGCTGGCGCAGCGCCTCGCAGCCAGCATCCAGGCGGCAGGGGCGTATGTCGAGTGCCTGCATCGTTGTCGTACTCCAGGGCAGGGAGATCATGTTTTAAACTTGCTTGTCAGCAAGCAAGTAAATAACCTATCAGCAATCTTCGCATCCGGGCAAGCGGTGCCCGGTTGCCTATCACCGAGGAGAACACGATGTCAGCGACGCCAGGATTCACCCCGGGACGCGGCCTGTCCCTGGAGCTGCAGGGGCATGTCGCCGTGCTGGAGTTCAGCCGCCCGCCCTTCAACTATTTCGACAAGGAACTGATCGAGGATCTGGTTGCCGCCCTCGACTACCTCGACAGCCTGGAACAATGCCGGGTGACCGTGCTGCAGGCGCAGGGCAAGGTGTTCTGCGCCGGCGCCGACTTCTCCGGGGCCGAGCAGCGCGACCCGGAGTTCCCGCGACGCCTGTACCGCTTCGCGGTGCGCCTGTTCCGCGTGCGCAAACCGGTGATCTGCGTGGTGGAGGGCGCCGCCGTCGGGGGTGGCCTGGGCCTTGCGCTGTTCGCCGACTTCCGCGTGACCAGCGAACGGGCGCGCTTCTCAGCGAATTTCAATCGCCTGGGCATTCATCCCGGCTTCGGCCTCTCCGTGACACTGCCGCGCCTGCTCGGTCAGCAGCAGGCGGCCCTGCTGTTGGCCACCGGACGCCGTATCGACGGCGCCGAGGCCGTGCGCATCGGCCTGGCCGACGTGCTTGCGCCGGCCGGCGAGGAACGGCAAGCTGCGCTCGCCCTGGCCGGGGAGATCGCCCTGTGCGCGCCGCTGTCGCTGCTGTCGACCCGGGAAACCCTGCGCCAGGGCCTGGCCGAGCAGGTCGAGCGTGCGGTGGAGCGCGAGGCCGACGAGCAGGCGTGGCAGATCCGCAGCGAAGACTTCGCCGAGGGCACCCAGGCCATGACCGAACGGCGCGAACCACGATTCAAGGGCAGATGAGGTAGTCCCCATGCAAACCCCCGCAGCCAAACCGGCGCCGCAGCGGCGCACCCAGCAGGAGCGGCGCAGCGAGGCCGAACAGCGCCTGCTCGAAGCCGCGCGGCGCATCGTGGCGCGCAAGGGCTGGGCGGGCATGACCCTGGCCGAGGTGGGTACCGAGGCCGGGTACAGCCGTGGCCTGGCAACCCACCATTTCGGCAGCAAGGCCGAGCTGCTGCGCGCGCTGGCGGGCCACGCCAACGCCTGCTTCATGGACCAGGTACGCGCCGCGCCGCGTTTCGCCCGGGGCCTGCAGACGCTGATCGGCTTCGTGGGCGTCTACCTCTCGCCGGACGAGGACGAGTGGCTGAACAACCGTTGCCTGCTGGCGTTGATGGCCGAGGCGGTGACCGAGGACTCGGACACCGCCGAGGTGCTGGGCGAATACAACGCGCAGGTCGTCGATTACCTGTCCGGGCATATCCGTCATGGCATCGAGCAGGGCGAGATCCGCGCGCAGATCGACCCGGCCGCCGGCGCCGCGTTGGTCCTGGGGGCGATGCGGGGTGTGATGCTGCAGTACCTGCTCAAGCCGGCGCGCATCGACCTGGCGCTGGTGCGCCGCCAGTTGCAGGACTTCGTGGGGGCCGCGTTGGGCAACTGACTGCACGTTCACGCCTACCGGTGTGTTTTCGTAGGAGCAACTGTCTTCACACGGCATCTGTTCGCCAGCGGGGCCGTCCCCGCGTCGTTCAGCTTTGGGGCTGCAGGTGAATCCGTTCGCGAGCAAGCTCGCTCCTACAAAAAAGAACGTCGGCGAGTTCTGGTGGCGGGGCAGGCGTATACCGGGGCACCGCGGTGTCCCGCTACGAACGCGTTTGCGTTCTAATCCAGCATCCCCCGTGCCCGCGCAATGGCCACTGCCTCGGTCCGCCCCTGGGCGCCCAGCTTGGCGTTGATGTTGCGCAGGTGCGACTT
This Pseudomonas sp. ATCC 13867 DNA region includes the following protein-coding sequences:
- a CDS encoding acyl-CoA dehydrogenase family protein, yielding MQALDIRPCRLDAGCEALRQQVRDFLAEALQDLPPAERAKNWNGASPAFSRRLGERGWLGMTWPRRYGGHERSALERYVVLEELLAAGAPVNAHWIAERQSGPLLMRFSPEVLAPRICPGIARGEIYIGIGMSEPDVGSDLAAVRTRAVKTAGGWIVNGSKVWTTGAQRCQYMVTLLRTAPRDEANRHAGLSQLLIDLGAPGVTVRPIHNLLGEHDFNEVFLEDVFVPDDFVIGQPGDGWKQVGAELALERSGPERYLSSTQLYLEMLDAATPDDSHQAIGLGRVVARYAALRQMSLGVAGMLARGDNPATPAALVKDQGALLEQSLPDLAHDLFGGRCEPGSDLEQVMRYVTQVAPSFSLRGGTREILRGIIARGLGLR
- a CDS encoding enoyl-CoA hydratase/isomerase family protein, with protein sequence MSATPGFTPGRGLSLELQGHVAVLEFSRPPFNYFDKELIEDLVAALDYLDSLEQCRVTVLQAQGKVFCAGADFSGAEQRDPEFPRRLYRFAVRLFRVRKPVICVVEGAAVGGGLGLALFADFRVTSERARFSANFNRLGIHPGFGLSVTLPRLLGQQQAALLLATGRRIDGAEAVRIGLADVLAPAGEERQAALALAGEIALCAPLSLLSTRETLRQGLAEQVERAVEREADEQAWQIRSEDFAEGTQAMTERREPRFKGR
- a CDS encoding TetR/AcrR family transcriptional regulator, whose translation is MQTPAAKPAPQRRTQQERRSEAEQRLLEAARRIVARKGWAGMTLAEVGTEAGYSRGLATHHFGSKAELLRALAGHANACFMDQVRAAPRFARGLQTLIGFVGVYLSPDEDEWLNNRCLLALMAEAVTEDSDTAEVLGEYNAQVVDYLSGHIRHGIEQGEIRAQIDPAAGAALVLGAMRGVMLQYLLKPARIDLALVRRQLQDFVGAALGN